One window from the genome of Nicotiana sylvestris chromosome 9, ASM39365v2, whole genome shotgun sequence encodes:
- the LOC138877639 gene encoding uncharacterized protein: MMKSLSINVPLVEASKQMPGYAKFTKDLVTKKWSTTCETKNMNHQVSAIVHSMAPQFEDPGSFTIHCTIGSVEFAKAIYDLGSSINLIPYSVFKTLGIGQARSTYMRLQMADRTMKRPLGLIDDVLVGVDKFILPANFAILDCEVDYEVPIILGKPFLATGKALVDEVCVSL, encoded by the coding sequence atgatgaagagtctaTCCATCAATGTTCCATTAGTTGAAGCTTCAAAGCAAATGCCCGGTTATGCAAAGTTCACGAAGGATTTGGTGACAAAGAAGTGGTCAACGACTTGTGAAACTAAAAATATGaatcatcaagtgagtgcaattgtgcattcAATGGCTCCTCAATTTGAAGATCCCGGTTCTTTCACAATCCATTGTACCATTGGAAGTGTCGAGTTTGCTAAAGCTATTTATGATCTCGGGTCAAGTATCAATTTGATTCCCTATTCGGTATTCAAGACTTTAGGAATTGGGCAAGCAAGATCCACAtatatgagattacaaatggcggatCGTACCATGAAGAGACCACTGGGATTGATTGATGATGTCTTGGttggtgttgataaattcattcttccgGCAAATTTTGCCAttcttgattgtgaggttgattatgaggtgccgattattcttgggaaacctttccttgctacgggaaAGGCTCTAGTTGATGAGGTGTGTGTAAGTCTATGA